One Xyrauchen texanus isolate HMW12.3.18 chromosome 46, RBS_HiC_50CHRs, whole genome shotgun sequence DNA segment encodes these proteins:
- the slc10a3 gene encoding P3 protein isoform X2 — MAVCLASEAVVCEDMRTLLVLTCLLLFTQAEDPDQLDQSQKPIQYLRIGDGSSREFEFPQNTRGVIVISSQYRSSGGRKGRESLKQTVRVRSLEPDVISILNVSNSGHTGALSSYVISIRSGVPGTAPLLIQLLDLDRDSDPVLIEERTDYSIRVASGGDDVAARLLESGGLSHFSENPVLFALLPLIFINKCAFGCKVEIDVLVGLLKRPMPLLLGVAGQFLIMPLYAYTLSRLASLPKALSLGLVITCSAPGGGGGYLYSLLLGGDVTLAISMTLISTMVAVAAMPLSSAFYGWLLGVHAALHVPFVKILGTLLFIAIPISLGMLVKLRLPAVTSVLLALIRPFSFVLIVGGIFMAYQMGSSILANVRFLIVAAGVTVPIFGLLVGFGMARLAGLAWPQRKTVSIEVGVQNSLLALAVMQLSFQRTEADYASQAPFIVALSSTSEMLLLVLAHFAHRRLCLPPTSRTT, encoded by the exons atgg CAGTGTGTTTGGCCAGTGAAGCAGTGGTTTGTGAAGACATGAGGACACTGCTCGTTTTGACCTGTCTGCTGTTATTCACTCAAGCAGAAGATCCAGATCAACTTGACCAAAGCCAGAAACCAATCCAATACCTGCGCATTGGCGACGGCTCCTCACGAGAGTTTGAGTTCCCCCAGAACACGCGTGGTGTCATCGTCATTTCCAGTCAGTACCGGAGCTCTGGGGGGCGTAAGGGTCGAGAAAGCCTTAAACAGACGGTTCGTGTGAGATCTCTGGAACCTGACGTGATCTCCATCCTCAACGTGAGCAACAGCGGGCATACTGGAGCTTTGAGCAGTTACGTCATCAGCATCCGTTCCGGTGTCCCAGGAACAGCTCCATTACTCATCCAGCTGCTGGATCTGGACCGGGACTCAGACCCGGTTCTGATTGAGGAGCGGACCGATTACTCCATCAGGGTGGCGTCTGGCGGCGATGATGTGGCCGCCCGGCTCCTGGAGTCTGGTGGGCTGTCGCACTTTTCAGAGAACCCAGTTCTGTTTGCCCTACTGCCGCTCATCTTCATTAATAAATGTGCATTTGGCTGCAAGGTGGAGATTGATGTTCTGGTGGGTCTGCTGAAGAGACCGATGCCACTGTTGCTTGGTGTCGCAGGTCAATTCCTCATAATGCCACTGTATGCATACACTCTGTCCCGCCTGGCATCCCTTCCCAAGGCGCTGTCACTGGGTCTGGTCATCACATGCTCGGCTCCTGGTGGAGGTGGAGGTTACCTCTACAGTCTGTTGCTAGGTGGAGATGTCACGCTGGCCATCTCCATGACACTCATCTCCACCATGGTTGCAGTCGCAGCGATGCCGCTATCCTCCGCGTTTTATGGCTGGCTATTGGGGGTTCATGCCGCTCTTCATGTGCCCTTTGTCAAGATTCTCGGCACGCTGCTCTTCATCGCTATTCCTATCTCGCTGGGCATGCTGGTGAAGCTTCGTCTGCCCGCCGTCACCAGTGTCCTGCTGGCCCTCATCCGCCCCTTCAGCTTTGTTCTTATTGTGGGAGGAATCTTCATGGCCTATCAAATGGGCTCCTCCATCCTTGCCAACGTGCGGTTTCTGATTGTGGCCGCGGGCGTAACTGTGCCCATCTTCGGGTTGCTGGTTGGGTTTGGGATGGCACGGCTGGCGGGGCTTGCGTGGCCCCAGAGGAAGACCGTCAGTATTGAGGTGGGCGTGCAGAATAGTCTTCTGGCTTTGGCGGTCATGCAGCTGTCATTCCAACGGACTGAGGCAGACTATGCATCCCAGGCACCCTTCATCGTGGCGCTCAGCAGCACGTCAGAGATGCTTCTGTTAGTACTCGCTCATTTTGCCCACCGGCGCTTGTGCCTGCCGCCCACTTCTCGAACCACCTGA
- the slc10a3 gene encoding P3 protein isoform X1 — translation MCFQRFGPVMTVCLASEAVVCEDMRTLLVLTCLLLFTQAEDPDQLDQSQKPIQYLRIGDGSSREFEFPQNTRGVIVISSQYRSSGGRKGRESLKQTVRVRSLEPDVISILNVSNSGHTGALSSYVISIRSGVPGTAPLLIQLLDLDRDSDPVLIEERTDYSIRVASGGDDVAARLLESGGLSHFSENPVLFALLPLIFINKCAFGCKVEIDVLVGLLKRPMPLLLGVAGQFLIMPLYAYTLSRLASLPKALSLGLVITCSAPGGGGGYLYSLLLGGDVTLAISMTLISTMVAVAAMPLSSAFYGWLLGVHAALHVPFVKILGTLLFIAIPISLGMLVKLRLPAVTSVLLALIRPFSFVLIVGGIFMAYQMGSSILANVRFLIVAAGVTVPIFGLLVGFGMARLAGLAWPQRKTVSIEVGVQNSLLALAVMQLSFQRTEADYASQAPFIVALSSTSEMLLLVLAHFAHRRLCLPPTSRTT, via the exons ATGTGTTTTCAGCGGTTCGGGCCGGTGATGA CAGTGTGTTTGGCCAGTGAAGCAGTGGTTTGTGAAGACATGAGGACACTGCTCGTTTTGACCTGTCTGCTGTTATTCACTCAAGCAGAAGATCCAGATCAACTTGACCAAAGCCAGAAACCAATCCAATACCTGCGCATTGGCGACGGCTCCTCACGAGAGTTTGAGTTCCCCCAGAACACGCGTGGTGTCATCGTCATTTCCAGTCAGTACCGGAGCTCTGGGGGGCGTAAGGGTCGAGAAAGCCTTAAACAGACGGTTCGTGTGAGATCTCTGGAACCTGACGTGATCTCCATCCTCAACGTGAGCAACAGCGGGCATACTGGAGCTTTGAGCAGTTACGTCATCAGCATCCGTTCCGGTGTCCCAGGAACAGCTCCATTACTCATCCAGCTGCTGGATCTGGACCGGGACTCAGACCCGGTTCTGATTGAGGAGCGGACCGATTACTCCATCAGGGTGGCGTCTGGCGGCGATGATGTGGCCGCCCGGCTCCTGGAGTCTGGTGGGCTGTCGCACTTTTCAGAGAACCCAGTTCTGTTTGCCCTACTGCCGCTCATCTTCATTAATAAATGTGCATTTGGCTGCAAGGTGGAGATTGATGTTCTGGTGGGTCTGCTGAAGAGACCGATGCCACTGTTGCTTGGTGTCGCAGGTCAATTCCTCATAATGCCACTGTATGCATACACTCTGTCCCGCCTGGCATCCCTTCCCAAGGCGCTGTCACTGGGTCTGGTCATCACATGCTCGGCTCCTGGTGGAGGTGGAGGTTACCTCTACAGTCTGTTGCTAGGTGGAGATGTCACGCTGGCCATCTCCATGACACTCATCTCCACCATGGTTGCAGTCGCAGCGATGCCGCTATCCTCCGCGTTTTATGGCTGGCTATTGGGGGTTCATGCCGCTCTTCATGTGCCCTTTGTCAAGATTCTCGGCACGCTGCTCTTCATCGCTATTCCTATCTCGCTGGGCATGCTGGTGAAGCTTCGTCTGCCCGCCGTCACCAGTGTCCTGCTGGCCCTCATCCGCCCCTTCAGCTTTGTTCTTATTGTGGGAGGAATCTTCATGGCCTATCAAATGGGCTCCTCCATCCTTGCCAACGTGCGGTTTCTGATTGTGGCCGCGGGCGTAACTGTGCCCATCTTCGGGTTGCTGGTTGGGTTTGGGATGGCACGGCTGGCGGGGCTTGCGTGGCCCCAGAGGAAGACCGTCAGTATTGAGGTGGGCGTGCAGAATAGTCTTCTGGCTTTGGCGGTCATGCAGCTGTCATTCCAACGGACTGAGGCAGACTATGCATCCCAGGCACCCTTCATCGTGGCGCTCAGCAGCACGTCAGAGATGCTTCTGTTAGTACTCGCTCATTTTGCCCACCGGCGCTTGTGCCTGCCGCCCACTTCTCGAACCACCTGA